The following coding sequences lie in one Lolium perenne isolate Kyuss_39 chromosome 2, Kyuss_2.0, whole genome shotgun sequence genomic window:
- the LOC139835818 gene encoding uncharacterized protein, which yields MAEQLKVLNSNVRGLNDGAKRAAVRAFIECMASSIVCLQETKLSSLSDALRLEITGPRYDGHASLNANGTRGGVLLLWQCDAFTAMSLDVRSWSITVCLLPVDGSHPWTITTVYGPHDEPRKQSFLAQLVDMHNSIVGPWMILGDFNLNLDRRWMARFRASLNTSNLHEIPLIGRKYTWSNEQDPPTLVRLDRAFCNTDWEQRFDAAKLLPQSMGFSDRCPLLLINDGIVKTSKRFRFETYWQFVDGFNDVVAQA from the coding sequence ATGGCTGAACAACTTAAGGTTTTGAACTCAAATGTTAGAGGGTTAAATGATGGTGCCAAGCGGGCTGCTGTTAGAGCTTTCATCGAGTGTATGGCTAGCTCAATCGTCTGCCTACAGGAGACGAAGCTGTCATCCCTGTCTGATGCCCTCAGGTTGGAAATTACTGGACCTCGTTATGATGGGCATGCTTCTCTCAATGCCAATGGGACGAGAGGCGGCGTTCTGCTTTTGTGGCAATGTGACGCTTTCACTGCCATGAGCCTCGATGTGCGTTCATGGTCTATAACAGTCTGTCTGCTACCTGTAGATGGCTCTCACCCTTGGACTATCACTACTGTCTATGGGCCACACGATGAGCCAAGGAAACAAAGCTTCCTAGCTCAGCTAGTTGATATGCACAACTCCATTGTTGGCCCTTGGATGATCCTTGGAGATTTTAATTTGAACCTTGATAGAAGATGGATGGCACGCTTCCGGGCATCCCTAAACACATCCAACTTGCATGAGATTCCCCTTATTGGGCGCAAGTACACATGGTCCAATGAACAAGACCCGCCTACCCTTGTGCGTCTTGATCGAGCCTTCTGTAACACTGACTGGGAGCAACGTTTTGATGCGGCTAAATTGCTCCCACAATCTATGGGGTTTTCTGATCGCTGCCCGCTGCTCCTGATCAATGATGGCATCGTTAAAACTAGTAAGAGGTTCCGTTTTGAGACCTACTGGCAGTTTGTTGATGGTTTCAACGATGTGGTGGCGCAAGCCTAG